Proteins from a single region of Engystomops pustulosus chromosome 5, aEngPut4.maternal, whole genome shotgun sequence:
- the GTPBP4 gene encoding GTP-binding protein 4 gives MALYNFKKITVVPTAKDFIDLTLSKTQRKTPTVIHKHYQIHRIRHFYMRKVKFTQQNYHDRLSQILTDFPKLDDVHPFYADLMNVLYDKDHYKLALGQINIAKNLIDNVAKDYVRLMKYGDSLYRCKQLKRAALGRMCTIIKRQKQSLEYLEQVRQHLSRLPTIDPNTRTLLLCGYPNVGKSSFINKVTRADVEVQPYAFTTKSLFVGHMDYKYLRWQVVDTPGILDHPLEERNTIEMQAITALAHLRAAVLYVMDVSEQCGHTLEQQLELFNNIRPLFSNKPLIIVLNKCDVKRVSELSEEQQKIFKDLENEGLAVIETSTLTEEGVIQVKTEACDRLLAHRVETKMKGNKVNDVLNRLHLAVPAKRDEKERPPCIPEGALTRKKRMETNAPKRKTERDIEMELGDDYILDLQKYWDLMNPTEKYDKIPEVWQGHNIADYIDPEIMKKLEDLEKEEELKEEAGEYDSDSESEDEEMAEIRQLAQQIREKKKLKVLESKEKDIHGPRLPRTAKKVQRKTLEKEMSDLGLDMDEKTETHYAAQARSRSLQRKRKRDESEPPTSVTRSRSNSKPPRDKSGVRDEVMAKKAKKIMKKSQRKMNRMGKKGESDRHVFDLKPKHLLAGKRKSGTTDRR, from the exons ATGGCGCTCTATAACTTCAAGAAGATCACGGTGGTGCCGACCGCTAAG GACTTCATAGACCTCACGTTGTCAAAAACCCAAAGAAAGACTCCAACAGTGATCCACAAGCATTATCAGATCCACCGGATCCGCCACTTTTATATGAGAAAAGTCAAGTTCACGCAGCAGAATTACCATGACCGCCTTTCCCAGATTCTCACAGATTTCCCTAAATTGGAT GACGTACATCCATTTTACGCCGATTTGATGAATGTCCTTTACGATAAGGACCACTACAAACTGGCACTGGGGCAAATAAACATCGCCAAGAACCTGATAGACAA TGTGGCCAAGGATTATGTGAGGTTGATGAAGTATGGAGACTCCTTATACCGATGTAAGCAGCTGAAGAGGGCGGCACTGGGGCGCATGTGCACCatcatcaagaggcagaagcaaaGCTTGGAATACTTGGAGCAAG TACGCCAACATCTGTCCCGTCTGCCAACCATCGACCCCAACACACGTACCCTGCTTCTCTGCGGCTACCCAAATGTTGGCAAATCCAGCTTCATAAATAAG GTGACCAGAGCCGATGTAGAGGTCCAGCCATATGCTTTCACTACAAAGTCATTATTTGTAGGGCACATGGATTACAAATACCTCCGCTGGCAG GTAGTGGACACCCCTGGGATTCTGGATCACCCCCTGGAGGAGAGAAACACCATAGAAATGCAGGCCATCACCGCCCTGGCTCACCTCCGGGCCGCCGTCCTGTACGTCATGGATGTATCAGAGCAGTGTGGACACACCTTAGAGCAGCAGCTGGAGCTCTTCAACAACATCCGTCCTCTGTTTTCTAATAAA CCTCTCATTATTGTCCTGAATAAGTGTGACGTGAAGCGCGTGTCTGAACTCAGTGAGGAACAACAG AAAATCTTCAAGGACCTTGAGAATGAGGGTTTAGCAGTGATTGAGACCAGCACCCTCACAGAGGAAGGCGTCATCCAAGTGAAGACTGAG GCATGTGACAGATTGCTGGCCCATAGAGTGGAAACCAAGATGAAGGGGAACAAAGTAAATGATGTTCTCAACAGGCTGCACCTAGCGGTTCCAGCAAAGAGAGATGAGAAG GAGAGGCCACCTTGCATTCCGGAGGGCGCTTTAACACGAAAGAAACGCATGGAAACCAATGCTCCAAAGAGGAAAACC GAAAGAGATATTGAAATGGAGCTGGGTGATGACTATATCCTGGACCTGCAGA AATACTGGGATCTAATGAACCCGACGGAGAAATATGACAAGATACCTGAAGTCTGGCAGGGACATAACATTGCCGATTACATCGATCCTGAAATAATGAAG AAATTAGAAGACTTGGAAAAAGAGGAAGAACTGAAGGAAGAAGCCGGGGAATATGACAGTGACAGTGAAAGCGAGGATGAAGAGATGGCAGAAATCCGCCAGCTAGCTCAGCAGATCCGGGAGAAGAAAAAACTAAAGGTTCTCGAATCGAAAGAAAAAGATATTCATGGCCCACGACTCCCAAGGACTGCTAAAAAG GTGCAACGCAAGACCTTAGAGAAGGAGATGAGTGATCTGGGGCTTGATATGGATGAGAAGACAGAG ACCCACTACGCCGCACAAGCAAGATCCAGGAGTCTACAGAGGAAGCGCAAACGTGATGAGTCTGAACCCCCAACATCCGTCACTCGCAGCCGAAGCAACTCCAAGCCTCCACGAGACAAGTCTGGAGTCCGGGATGAAGTG ATGGCCAAGAAAGCAAAGAAGATCATGAAGAAGTCTCAGAGGAAAATGAACAGAATGGGCAAGAAAGGAGAATCCGACAGACACGTGTTTGATCTGAAGCCAAAACATTTACTGGCCGGCAAGAGGAAATCTGGCACCACAGACCGCAGATAA
- the IDI1 gene encoding isopentenyl-diphosphate Delta-isomerase 1 isoform X1 translates to MLWAGIVGGARVFLGLGSGSTSVRAVVLQRSAVCGSISRYRAAMPEVDIDSLDEKQVQLLSEMCILIDENDKKIGADTKKNCHLNENIDKGLLHRAFSVFLFNTENKLLLQQRSDAKITFPGCYTNTCCSHPLNTPSEIEEEDAIGVRRAAQRRIKAELGIPMEQVTPDEFRYLTRIHYKAQSDGIWGEHEIDYILFVQKEVTVDPDPNEIKSHCYVTKEELKQLLERAKRGEVKITPWFQLIADTFLYKWWDNLENLKSFEDHDKIHRM, encoded by the exons ATGTTGTGGGCGGGAATAGTGGGCGGTGCCCGTGTCTTCCTGGGTCTTGGCAGCGGCAGCACAAGTGTACGGGCAGTGGTGCTGCAGAGGAGTGCGGTGTGCGGGAG CATCAGTAGATACAGAGCAGCCATGCCCGAGGTGGACATTGACTCCCTGGACGAGAAGCAGGTTCAGTTGCTCTCAGAAATGTGTATTCTGATAGATGAGAACGACAAAAAGATCGGTGCAGACACCAAGAAGAACTGTCACCTCAACGAAAACATTGACAAAG GTCTCCTGCACAGAGCGTTCAGCGTCTTTCTATTCAACACCGAAAATAAACTCTTATTACAGCAGAGATCGGACGCTAAAATCACCTTCCCAG GTTGTTATACCAACACGTGCTGCAGTCATCCACTAAACACCCCCTCAGAAATTGAGGAAGAAGATGCCATTGGGGTGCGACGAGCCGCCCAGAGACGGATAAAGGCCGAATTAGGAATTCCAATGGAACAG GTCACACCTGATGAATTTCGATATCTGACCAGGATTCACTACAAGGCTCAGTCGGACGGCATCTGGGGAGAACATGAAATAGATTACATCCTGTTTGTACAGAAGGAGGTCACAGTGGATCCCGATCCCAACGAGATCAAAAGTCATTGTTACGTGACAAAAGAAGAGCTGAAACAATTATTGGAGAGAGCCAAGCGGGGAGAGGTGAAGATCACCCCATGGTTCCAGCTCATCGCGGATACTTTCCTATACAAATGGTGGGACAACTTGGAGAATCTAAAATCATTTGAGGATCACGATAAAATCCACCGAATGTAA
- the IDI1 gene encoding isopentenyl-diphosphate Delta-isomerase 1 isoform X2 translates to MPEVDIDSLDEKQVQLLSEMCILIDENDKKIGADTKKNCHLNENIDKGLLHRAFSVFLFNTENKLLLQQRSDAKITFPGCYTNTCCSHPLNTPSEIEEEDAIGVRRAAQRRIKAELGIPMEQVTPDEFRYLTRIHYKAQSDGIWGEHEIDYILFVQKEVTVDPDPNEIKSHCYVTKEELKQLLERAKRGEVKITPWFQLIADTFLYKWWDNLENLKSFEDHDKIHRM, encoded by the exons ATGCCCGAGGTGGACATTGACTCCCTGGACGAGAAGCAGGTTCAGTTGCTCTCAGAAATGTGTATTCTGATAGATGAGAACGACAAAAAGATCGGTGCAGACACCAAGAAGAACTGTCACCTCAACGAAAACATTGACAAAG GTCTCCTGCACAGAGCGTTCAGCGTCTTTCTATTCAACACCGAAAATAAACTCTTATTACAGCAGAGATCGGACGCTAAAATCACCTTCCCAG GTTGTTATACCAACACGTGCTGCAGTCATCCACTAAACACCCCCTCAGAAATTGAGGAAGAAGATGCCATTGGGGTGCGACGAGCCGCCCAGAGACGGATAAAGGCCGAATTAGGAATTCCAATGGAACAG GTCACACCTGATGAATTTCGATATCTGACCAGGATTCACTACAAGGCTCAGTCGGACGGCATCTGGGGAGAACATGAAATAGATTACATCCTGTTTGTACAGAAGGAGGTCACAGTGGATCCCGATCCCAACGAGATCAAAAGTCATTGTTACGTGACAAAAGAAGAGCTGAAACAATTATTGGAGAGAGCCAAGCGGGGAGAGGTGAAGATCACCCCATGGTTCCAGCTCATCGCGGATACTTTCCTATACAAATGGTGGGACAACTTGGAGAATCTAAAATCATTTGAGGATCACGATAAAATCCACCGAATGTAA